One genomic region from Muriicola soli encodes:
- a CDS encoding DUF4382 domain-containing protein, which translates to MKTRYLWIWVCSLFVLIGCSESESTTEETGRLTIQLTDAPFPHDMIAEANVTVFKIEARQKGEDEDEGNHGEDGMIDEDSGNDYIVLMEEEITVNLLDLTNGVTENLVDTEIPAGEYDLFRVYVKGVNLVLNDEEMTTYDLKVPSGEQSGIKIFVDPPLVVAGGLSADVLFDFDVSRSFVARGNIKRPESFNGFIFKPVIKVSNLTTAGTIQGMVTSLVEAESVPLEGVQISVLREGEVVTSSFTDETGGYMILGLDSGDYEMMAELEGYISESVEMVSVVPGNTISVDFELELTE; encoded by the coding sequence ATGAAAACACGATATCTTTGGATTTGGGTATGTAGTTTATTTGTCTTAATAGGCTGCTCTGAATCAGAATCAACGACAGAAGAAACGGGTCGACTTACCATTCAGTTAACGGATGCTCCCTTTCCACATGATATGATTGCGGAAGCCAATGTGACGGTATTTAAAATTGAGGCCAGACAGAAGGGTGAAGATGAAGACGAAGGAAATCACGGTGAAGATGGTATGATAGACGAAGATTCCGGAAACGATTATATCGTACTGATGGAAGAGGAAATCACAGTTAATCTTCTGGACTTAACGAACGGAGTTACTGAAAACCTTGTCGATACGGAGATTCCTGCCGGTGAATACGATCTTTTTCGGGTTTATGTAAAGGGTGTAAATTTGGTTCTCAATGACGAGGAAATGACCACATACGATCTGAAAGTACCCAGTGGTGAGCAGTCGGGGATCAAAATCTTTGTCGATCCTCCACTGGTAGTTGCCGGAGGGCTTTCAGCCGATGTGTTATTTGATTTTGATGTCTCCAGGTCATTTGTAGCCAGGGGTAATATCAAGAGACCTGAATCTTTTAACGGGTTTATCTTTAAACCGGTAATCAAAGTAAGTAACCTAACTACGGCCGGTACAATACAAGGCATGGTGACAAGCCTTGTTGAAGCAGAATCTGTCCCTCTGGAAGGTGTTCAGATTTCAGTTCTGAGGGAAGGCGAAGTAGTGACCAGTTCCTTTACTGATGAGACGGGAGGCTATATGATTCTCGGACTTGATTCTGGTGACTATGAAATGATGGCTGAATTGGAAGGGTATATAAGTGAGTCTGTAGAGATGGTATCTGTAGTTCCCGGAAATACTATAAGTGTAGATTTCGAACTGGAACTTACGGAATAG
- a CDS encoding FAD-dependent oxidoreductase encodes MWPTLTSGVASIRDVYLLWTMHRHLQKLPDEDIFRTEEMSTMEFLRREGFSDRLINTFFKPFFTGIFLETELRTSCRMFQFVFKMFGKGYATIPEGGMGALADQLANRLQRTKIHYNSPVAGVEERKLVLKDGQELEADRILVATAATELLPVKTAVVKWKSCDNLYFETELRSFKKPVIGLITAPDSLINNIFYPTSISCENSGKRELLSVTVVKEHHLNEEELIRKLEEELRRLCGIEEVRFLKRYHIARALPELDSLTADWTAANGKLGKSIFKAGDHLLYASTNAAIISGEMAAEAMINSMRAEQ; translated from the coding sequence TTGTGGCCTACCTTAACTTCAGGAGTGGCTTCCATACGGGATGTGTATTTATTATGGACCATGCACAGGCATTTGCAAAAGCTGCCGGATGAAGACATCTTTAGAACTGAAGAGATGTCAACTATGGAATTTCTGAGGCGTGAGGGCTTTTCAGATCGACTCATTAATACATTTTTTAAGCCCTTCTTTACGGGAATATTCCTGGAAACTGAATTGCGGACCAGTTGCCGTATGTTTCAATTCGTCTTTAAGATGTTTGGCAAGGGCTATGCCACAATACCTGAGGGTGGAATGGGTGCGCTCGCTGATCAGCTGGCAAATCGACTTCAGAGAACTAAAATTCATTACAATTCTCCGGTGGCAGGAGTTGAGGAACGGAAGCTTGTCCTGAAGGATGGGCAGGAACTCGAAGCCGATCGTATCTTGGTGGCTACTGCCGCTACTGAATTGCTGCCGGTCAAAACAGCGGTCGTTAAATGGAAAAGTTGCGACAACTTGTATTTTGAGACCGAGCTAAGATCGTTCAAAAAGCCAGTGATCGGTTTAATTACAGCACCTGATTCTTTGATCAACAACATTTTTTATCCCACCAGTATTTCTTGCGAAAACTCAGGGAAGCGGGAATTACTTTCGGTCACTGTCGTAAAAGAGCACCATCTTAATGAAGAGGAACTTATCCGTAAGCTGGAAGAAGAATTACGCAGGCTATGTGGGATAGAAGAGGTCAGGTTTTTAAAGCGATATCATATTGCAAGAGCTTTACCTGAATTGGATTCTCTTACTGCCGACTGGACAGCGGCAAACGGCAAGCTGGGAAAATCGATTTTTAAAGCCGGGGATCACCTGCTTTACGCTTCAACGAATGCGGCCATTATTAGCGGTGAGATGGCTGCTGAAGCGATGATAAATTCTATGAGGGCTGAGCAATAA
- a CDS encoding NAD(P)-binding protein, whose product MKIYIVGAGISGLVAAINLEKAGYSPVIYEASETAGGRIKTDVVDGYQLDHGFQVLLDAYPKAKEYFDYDALKLQRILPGAMLFGADKKLRLGTPVGIYPFCGLP is encoded by the coding sequence GTGAAAATTTATATCGTAGGAGCTGGAATAAGTGGCCTTGTTGCAGCCATAAATCTTGAAAAAGCAGGATACTCCCCAGTTATCTATGAGGCAAGTGAAACTGCAGGAGGCAGAATAAAAACAGACGTGGTGGACGGTTATCAGCTCGATCACGGCTTTCAGGTACTTCTGGATGCCTATCCAAAGGCAAAGGAATACTTCGATTACGACGCCTTGAAATTACAGCGAATTTTGCCCGGGGCGATGCTTTTTGGAGCTGACAAAAAATTACGCTTGGGGACCCCAGTCGGTATTTACCCTTTTTGTGGCCTACCTTAA
- a CDS encoding SDR family NAD(P)-dependent oxidoreductase — protein sequence MNLKGQNILVTGASKGIGFAIAEYLLMNGARVGVHYHSGKEAAESLVTKYGEDHARALQADLADSDSVPQLFKETLDFLGRLDTVILNAGVFISHPIEMEVNDWYTTWRKTLAVNLDSVGLLTKISLDYFKHQKAGRLLYIGSRAAFRGETEEYLAYAASKGGLTSLARSVARSFGKDNIKAFVIAPGFTRTEMAEQFIREHGETRVLGEIALNKLTEVSDIAPLAGFICTGAMDHATGTTIDVNAGSYIH from the coding sequence ATGAACTTAAAAGGACAGAACATTTTAGTTACCGGTGCCTCTAAGGGGATAGGCTTCGCCATTGCAGAATACCTTCTTATGAATGGAGCCAGGGTAGGGGTCCATTACCATTCCGGAAAAGAAGCCGCTGAGTCGCTGGTCACCAAATACGGGGAAGATCATGCGCGAGCACTTCAGGCTGATCTTGCGGATAGTGACAGCGTACCACAACTTTTTAAGGAAACCCTGGATTTTTTGGGAAGACTAGACACCGTGATTCTAAATGCAGGAGTATTTATTTCACATCCCATTGAAATGGAAGTCAATGATTGGTATACCACATGGAGAAAAACCCTGGCTGTAAATCTGGATTCTGTAGGGTTATTAACCAAAATAAGTCTTGATTACTTCAAGCATCAAAAGGCTGGAAGACTTCTTTATATCGGGAGCAGGGCCGCCTTCAGGGGCGAAACAGAAGAGTACCTCGCATATGCGGCTTCCAAGGGAGGCCTCACATCTCTGGCCCGTAGTGTGGCACGATCGTTTGGGAAAGACAATATCAAAGCCTTTGTGATTGCGCCCGGCTTTACGAGGACTGAGATGGCTGAACAATTTATTCGCGAACACGGGGAAACCAGGGTACTGGGTGAAATTGCCTTAAACAAACTTACCGAAGTCTCCGATATTGCTCCGCTGGCCGGATTTATCTGTACCGGGGCAATGGATCATGCTACGGGTACTACTATCGATGTGAATGCCGGGAGCTATATCCATTAA
- a CDS encoding protein-L-isoaspartate(D-aspartate) O-methyltransferase, with protein MKRIIIFALLLLSAIPVFAQQSAVERRQNMIREQLIPRGISDKETLKAMARIPREAFVPHSQKPYAYDDRPLPIGDGQTISQPFMVAFMTQALRLRRTDRVLEIGTGSGYQAAVLSQLVDTVYTVEIIPSLAERAYRHLHNLNIDNVQILTGDGYYGWKEKSPFDAIIVTAGAETIPPVLVEQLSDDGIMIIPVGPHRGVRQLIKLTKKRGKIKKTSLMDVRFVPFVRKE; from the coding sequence ATGAAACGGATTATAATTTTCGCTTTGTTATTGCTATCCGCTATCCCAGTGTTTGCGCAACAAAGTGCTGTGGAAAGAAGACAAAATATGATCCGCGAACAGCTCATTCCGAGAGGGATTTCAGACAAGGAAACCTTAAAGGCCATGGCCAGGATTCCAAGAGAAGCCTTTGTTCCTCATTCTCAGAAACCTTATGCCTATGACGACAGGCCATTGCCTATAGGTGATGGGCAGACCATATCTCAGCCTTTTATGGTTGCCTTTATGACCCAGGCCCTCCGATTGCGGAGGACTGACAGGGTACTGGAGATCGGAACTGGATCGGGATACCAGGCAGCAGTACTCTCACAACTGGTAGATACGGTTTATACGGTTGAGATTATTCCATCCCTTGCCGAAAGAGCATACCGTCATTTGCACAACCTGAATATAGACAACGTACAAATCCTTACCGGGGACGGGTATTACGGGTGGAAGGAAAAGTCGCCTTTTGACGCCATCATCGTAACAGCCGGGGCAGAAACCATCCCTCCTGTGCTAGTAGAGCAGTTGTCTGATGATGGAATTATGATTATTCCGGTAGGACCGCATCGAGGGGTCAGGCAATTGATCAAACTGACCAAAAAAAGAGGTAAAATAAAGAAGACATCACTGATGGATGTCCGTTTTGTGCCTTTCGTCAGAAAAGAGTGA
- a CDS encoding elongation factor G: MKIFDDKHIKNVVFVGAHQSGKTTLSETMLFEAGLINRRGTVENKNTVSDYHEIEHDRGTSVFATPLHTEWRNYKINIIDTPGLDDFVGEIISSIRVADTILTVINAQHGVEVGTEIIWNYIDKYQKPTVFVVNQMDHLNANFEMSFRSIKNLVGNNAVLIQYPHRIDGAQCIIDVLKMKCYKFGPEGGKPEKLPIPEDQKERADMLHNELVEKAAENDEGLMELFFEKGTLNEDEMRMGIKAGMLNHELFPVFCVSALKDMGSGRLMGFIDNVAPAAADLKQEQSVEGKTIERKKEAPTALFVFKTVFQPSLGQITFFKVKSGEVKVNDKLVNSRNGETEVLNQLFIMDGKNRETVNKLTVGDIGASLKLKHTETNDTLHTDKAPVTIRPIQYPASRTRMAVNAKNKQEEEKLSDALKKIHSQDPTVVIEYSGELRQLILGCQGELHLATIDWSLKNNYGIEVEFEAPKIAYRETIQRSSTASYRHKKQSGGAGQFAEVHLKIEPWKEGMAEPQGFNIRGKEEIDLPWGGKLVFYNCITGGVIDLRFLPSIRKGIIEVMESGPLTGSFIRDVRVMVYDGKMHPVDSNDIAFKIAGAHAFKEAFLNASPKLLEPVQEVTVRVPEETVGSVMTDLQSRRSIIQGIDSIDHFQILKCAVPEAELHRYSTDLRSLTQGKATFSTVFSSFKAVPKHIQQDLVGSHDK, encoded by the coding sequence ATGAAAATATTCGACGATAAACACATTAAAAATGTGGTGTTTGTAGGAGCCCATCAAAGTGGAAAAACAACTCTGTCCGAAACTATGCTTTTTGAAGCCGGCCTTATCAACAGAAGAGGAACTGTAGAGAATAAGAACACGGTTTCTGATTACCACGAGATTGAGCACGATCGCGGGACTTCTGTGTTTGCAACACCCCTGCATACGGAATGGCGAAACTATAAGATCAATATTATTGATACGCCCGGCCTGGACGACTTTGTTGGAGAGATCATTTCATCCATACGCGTGGCTGATACCATACTTACAGTGATCAACGCGCAACACGGTGTTGAAGTTGGAACCGAAATTATCTGGAATTATATTGATAAATATCAAAAGCCGACTGTTTTTGTGGTTAATCAGATGGACCACCTCAACGCTAACTTTGAGATGAGTTTTCGCAGTATAAAGAACCTCGTCGGAAATAACGCTGTCCTCATTCAGTACCCTCACCGTATTGACGGAGCCCAGTGCATTATTGATGTTCTTAAAATGAAGTGTTATAAGTTTGGTCCTGAAGGGGGAAAACCTGAGAAATTACCCATTCCGGAAGATCAGAAGGAACGCGCTGATATGCTGCACAACGAATTAGTTGAAAAAGCAGCAGAAAATGATGAAGGCCTCATGGAACTGTTCTTTGAGAAAGGGACACTTAACGAAGACGAGATGCGAATGGGAATTAAGGCGGGGATGCTAAACCATGAGCTATTTCCTGTTTTCTGTGTTTCTGCACTAAAGGATATGGGCAGTGGCCGACTTATGGGTTTTATCGACAATGTGGCCCCGGCAGCCGCCGACCTGAAACAGGAGCAATCCGTGGAAGGCAAGACCATCGAAAGAAAAAAAGAAGCCCCGACCGCTCTCTTTGTTTTTAAAACTGTTTTCCAACCCAGCCTGGGACAAATCACCTTTTTTAAAGTTAAATCAGGAGAAGTAAAAGTCAACGACAAATTAGTGAATTCCAGAAATGGTGAAACGGAGGTACTCAACCAATTATTCATCATGGACGGGAAGAACAGGGAAACTGTAAATAAGCTAACTGTGGGAGATATAGGAGCAAGTTTGAAGCTGAAACACACGGAGACCAATGACACTCTTCATACTGATAAAGCACCGGTTACGATAAGGCCTATTCAATATCCCGCCTCCAGAACCAGAATGGCGGTAAACGCAAAGAATAAACAAGAAGAAGAGAAATTGAGTGATGCACTTAAAAAAATTCACAGTCAGGATCCTACGGTAGTAATTGAATACTCAGGAGAATTGCGTCAGCTCATATTGGGCTGTCAAGGGGAGTTGCATTTGGCAACGATAGACTGGAGCCTGAAGAATAATTACGGCATTGAAGTTGAATTTGAAGCTCCTAAGATCGCTTATCGCGAAACGATCCAGAGATCATCAACAGCTAGTTATCGCCATAAGAAACAATCAGGAGGAGCGGGTCAGTTTGCAGAAGTTCATCTAAAAATAGAGCCCTGGAAAGAAGGCATGGCCGAACCTCAGGGATTTAATATCAGGGGAAAAGAAGAAATAGATTTGCCCTGGGGAGGTAAACTCGTATTTTATAATTGCATTACGGGAGGAGTAATCGATCTCAGATTTCTTCCCTCCATCAGAAAGGGAATAATTGAAGTTATGGAATCAGGACCACTAACGGGTTCTTTTATCAGGGATGTAAGAGTGATGGTTTATGACGGGAAAATGCATCCCGTAGACTCTAATGATATTGCATTTAAAATTGCAGGTGCGCACGCGTTTAAAGAAGCGTTCCTCAATGCAAGTCCAAAATTACTTGAACCGGTTCAGGAAGTGACGGTAAGGGTACCTGAAGAAACTGTGGGAAGTGTTATGACCGACTTGCAATCCAGAAGGTCCATTATACAGGGAATCGACAGTATTGATCATTTTCAAATCCTGAAGTGCGCTGTTCCCGAGGCAGAACTCCACCGGTATTCAACAGATCTGAGGTCGCTCACCCAGGGGAAGGCAACTTTCAGTACTGTTTTTTCATCTTTTAAGGCCGTTCCCAAACATATTCAACAAGACCTTGTAGGTTCACATGACAAGTAA
- a CDS encoding DoxX family protein, with the protein MEIFIKVLQAIVGLSILNVWLVQYNKPTRWRGGDAKTILEEFKVYGLPAWFCYVVGTLKVILALLLLAAIWYPELKLAAASGLALLLAGSISMHFRINDPIIKSFPASLFLAMCLIIIFYG; encoded by the coding sequence ATGGAAATTTTTATTAAAGTACTGCAGGCGATTGTAGGCTTGAGCATTCTAAACGTATGGTTAGTACAGTACAATAAACCAACCCGCTGGAGGGGTGGTGATGCAAAAACAATCCTTGAAGAATTTAAGGTTTACGGACTACCCGCATGGTTTTGTTACGTAGTGGGAACGCTTAAAGTTATTTTGGCACTCCTTTTACTGGCTGCAATCTGGTACCCCGAATTGAAATTGGCCGCTGCGTCCGGACTCGCCCTGCTTCTTGCCGGATCAATATCTATGCATTTCAGGATCAATGACCCCATTATTAAGTCTTTTCCTGCCTCATTGTTTTTAGCCATGTGTCTTATTATCATTTTTTACGGCTAA
- a CDS encoding alkene reductase yields the protein MNKDQELLKPITLGASTLPNRVVMAPMTRSRAANEENKPTSELHGEYYAQRASAGLIITEGSQVSERAVGYVNTAGIHSKEQVNGWKSVTEKVHSKGGRIFIQLWHVGRMSHPDFHNGELPLAPSAVNPEAKSYTYDGFKETVEPKAMSVAEIEQTISDFAQAAENAVEAGFDGVEIHASNGYLFHQFFNKSSNKRTDNYGGSIENRARFLFEVLDAVKEKLPENRIGVRLNPSLHGSFGMTMDEETIPTFDYIVKRLNDYDLAYLHLSEPFTDVADLSFAVTDIAKHYRPIYKGNLMINNGFDQESGNKILKEGNADLVAFGKPFISNPDLVERFTYDVPLTEWDENTFYTPGKEGYLDYEKKTEELQEA from the coding sequence ATGAATAAGGATCAAGAACTTCTGAAACCGATAACACTTGGAGCTAGCACCTTACCAAACAGGGTTGTAATGGCACCCATGACCCGAAGCAGGGCTGCTAATGAAGAAAACAAACCAACCTCAGAACTCCATGGGGAGTACTACGCTCAAAGAGCGTCGGCCGGACTAATTATTACGGAAGGGTCACAAGTTTCAGAAAGGGCAGTGGGTTATGTCAATACTGCTGGAATACATTCTAAAGAACAAGTAAATGGGTGGAAGAGTGTAACAGAAAAAGTACACAGTAAAGGAGGTCGAATTTTCATACAGTTATGGCATGTGGGCAGAATGTCACATCCTGATTTTCACAATGGAGAACTTCCGCTTGCACCATCTGCTGTAAACCCGGAAGCTAAATCGTATACCTATGACGGGTTTAAAGAAACAGTGGAACCAAAAGCCATGTCGGTTGCTGAAATTGAGCAAACCATATCCGACTTTGCCCAGGCTGCTGAAAATGCAGTGGAAGCCGGTTTTGATGGTGTGGAAATACATGCGTCTAATGGATACCTCTTCCATCAATTCTTTAATAAATCGAGTAACAAGCGAACGGATAACTACGGAGGCAGTATTGAGAACAGGGCTCGATTTCTCTTCGAGGTTTTAGATGCGGTAAAAGAAAAACTACCCGAAAACCGAATAGGAGTGCGACTAAACCCCTCCTTGCATGGCTCTTTTGGAATGACCATGGATGAAGAAACCATTCCGACCTTCGATTATATTGTAAAAAGGCTCAATGATTATGATCTTGCTTACCTACATCTTTCAGAACCTTTTACGGATGTTGCCGATCTCTCCTTTGCCGTAACGGACATTGCAAAACATTACAGACCTATCTATAAGGGTAATCTTATGATCAATAATGGATTTGACCAGGAATCAGGTAATAAAATCCTGAAAGAGGGTAATGCAGATCTAGTAGCCTTTGGGAAGCCTTTTATATCCAATCCTGATCTCGTGGAACGATTTACATACGATGTTCCCTTAACCGAATGGGATGAAAATACATTTTACACGCCTGGGAAGGAAGGTTATCTCGACTACGAGAAAAAAACGGAAGAATTACAGGAAGCATAA
- a CDS encoding OsmC family protein, protein MKFTRNAKAKWLGSGKDGKGHLTTDSKVLDNTQYSFHTRFEDGEGTNPEELIGAAHAGCFAMQLSFLIGEAGFTPDELSVEAHVHFEDGSVTGVTLDLKGKVPGMDKDKFTEVANKAKEICPISKLLKADISLHANLL, encoded by the coding sequence ATGAAATTTACAAGAAATGCAAAGGCCAAATGGCTGGGCAGTGGGAAAGATGGTAAAGGGCATCTTACTACCGACAGCAAGGTGCTAGATAATACACAGTATTCCTTCCATACCCGTTTTGAGGATGGGGAAGGTACTAATCCCGAAGAACTAATTGGTGCGGCCCACGCCGGCTGCTTTGCAATGCAACTCAGTTTTTTAATCGGGGAAGCAGGATTCACTCCTGATGAATTATCGGTTGAAGCCCACGTTCATTTTGAAGATGGAAGTGTAACAGGGGTAACTCTCGACTTAAAAGGTAAAGTACCCGGAATGGATAAAGACAAGTTCACAGAAGTTGCAAATAAGGCCAAAGAGATTTGTCCTATTTCGAAATTGCTTAAAGCCGACATTTCACTGCATGCTAATTTGTTGTAG
- a CDS encoding dienelactone hydrolase family protein, which produces MSLTVLLVLAFACKTEKKQEQVSSPEEKTSTLVGEEVSYATDSTTMKGYITYDKAITAKRPGILVVHEWWGHNDYTRERAQMLANLGYTAFAVDMYGDGKQAAHPEDAGKFSGMVMSNIDEAEARFNAAMSLLKNHSSVDSTQIAAIGYCFGGSVVLTMANAGKDLDAVAAFHSGVQLPIMPNKGIKAKVLVCNGAADPFVSEESVKAFKKAMDEAGAEYSYIAYENAQHAFTSKDADSLGQKFNLPLAYQEKADQASWQELKDLLNETFK; this is translated from the coding sequence ATGTCACTCACTGTTTTGTTAGTTTTGGCTTTTGCTTGTAAAACCGAAAAAAAGCAGGAACAGGTTTCAAGTCCTGAGGAAAAGACATCCACCCTGGTAGGGGAAGAGGTAAGTTACGCCACGGATTCTACCACTATGAAGGGATATATTACCTATGATAAGGCTATTACAGCCAAACGTCCCGGAATCCTGGTGGTTCACGAATGGTGGGGACATAATGATTATACCCGTGAAAGAGCACAAATGCTTGCTAATCTGGGCTATACCGCTTTTGCGGTTGATATGTACGGGGATGGAAAACAGGCCGCACACCCTGAAGATGCCGGTAAGTTTTCCGGGATGGTCATGAGCAATATTGATGAGGCCGAAGCTCGTTTTAATGCCGCGATGTCGCTGCTCAAAAACCACAGTTCTGTAGATTCAACTCAGATTGCCGCTATCGGCTATTGTTTTGGGGGAAGTGTAGTGCTCACCATGGCAAACGCCGGGAAAGACCTGGACGCGGTAGCCGCATTCCACAGCGGAGTCCAGTTACCCATTATGCCCAATAAAGGGATTAAGGCAAAAGTATTGGTGTGCAACGGTGCCGCAGATCCATTTGTGTCTGAAGAATCTGTAAAAGCCTTCAAAAAGGCCATGGACGAAGCGGGAGCAGAATACTCTTATATTGCCTACGAAAATGCACAACATGCATTTACCAGTAAGGATGCAGATTCCTTAGGTCAGAAATTCAATCTTCCTCTGGCTTATCAGGAAAAAGCTGATCAAGCTTCATGGCAGGAACTTAAGGATTTATTGAACGAGACTTTTAAATAA
- a CDS encoding DoxX family protein produces MKIPEFLSLFLAFSFLFFGFSCFFAPRMKHEFIRYGLPHQRRIVGILQLIGSAGLFIGMVTGPMLSVLALAGLAILMSMGVIVRIKIKDPWPAILPAFIYAFLCGYLFYDTVILM; encoded by the coding sequence ATGAAAATTCCTGAATTCCTGAGTTTATTTCTGGCTTTCTCTTTTCTATTTTTTGGTTTCAGCTGTTTTTTCGCTCCACGTATGAAACATGAATTTATACGCTATGGTTTGCCGCATCAAAGGAGGATCGTCGGGATACTACAATTAATTGGAAGTGCAGGGCTTTTTATTGGAATGGTCACGGGTCCCATGCTAAGCGTGCTGGCTTTGGCCGGACTTGCTATACTTATGTCGATGGGCGTGATTGTGCGTATCAAAATTAAAGATCCCTGGCCGGCAATTCTTCCGGCCTTTATCTATGCCTTTTTATGCGGTTATTTATTTTATGATACGGTGATCCTTATGTGA
- a CDS encoding membrane dipeptidase — protein MSVRARQEYYEMLDSGAETFEGIPVIVSHGACNGLSSFEDPSPEHLETASVLNPVTINFFDEEIIRIAQSGGIIGLQLDERRIANKQTLKKTKKSIRRHKIMHYRSELLWNQIRHILTVLDSREIFAWDCVAIGSDFDGIIDSLNGFWTAEELPFLADFLERHAYNYMEEAVLRLPENRIEADEIVQRIFSGNGNLFLSRFFHKSAEGN, from the coding sequence ATGAGTGTAAGGGCCCGGCAAGAATACTACGAGATGCTGGACAGCGGGGCAGAGACATTTGAAGGTATCCCTGTGATTGTGAGTCATGGGGCGTGTAATGGCCTCAGTTCTTTTGAAGATCCTTCCCCTGAGCATCTGGAAACGGCATCGGTACTCAATCCGGTAACCATTAATTTTTTTGATGAGGAAATCATTCGCATAGCGCAGTCAGGAGGAATAATTGGCCTGCAGCTAGATGAGAGAAGGATTGCCAATAAGCAGACACTAAAGAAAACAAAGAAGTCGATTAGACGACATAAAATTATGCATTACAGGTCCGAATTGCTCTGGAATCAAATCAGACATATCCTGACCGTTCTGGATTCGAGGGAGATTTTTGCTTGGGATTGTGTGGCCATAGGTTCCGATTTTGATGGGATTATCGATTCCCTGAACGGATTCTGGACAGCAGAAGAATTGCCTTTTCTGGCCGATTTTCTGGAAAGGCATGCCTATAATTATATGGAGGAAGCTGTATTGCGACTACCTGAGAATCGTATAGAGGCAGATGAGATCGTACAGAGAATTTTTTCAGGGAACGGCAATCTCTTTTTGAGTCGGTTTTTTCACAAGTCGGCGGAAGGAAATTAA
- a CDS encoding fasciclin domain-containing protein has product METSEMEAPAEEATMPETIVGVASGNENFSTLVAAVQAADLVGTLSSDGPFTVFAPTNDAFAKLPEGTVESLLQPENKASLINILTYHVVAGEFAASAVVEAINSNDGSFVVETVQGDKITLSLDGENVTLVDAQGNASTVIMADVPASNGVIHAIDAVVMPAE; this is encoded by the coding sequence ATGGAGACTTCTGAAATGGAAGCTCCTGCTGAAGAGGCTACAATGCCTGAAACTATTGTAGGCGTAGCGAGTGGAAATGAAAACTTTAGCACCTTGGTAGCCGCAGTTCAGGCTGCTGACCTGGTAGGGACATTAAGCAGTGATGGACCTTTTACGGTTTTTGCTCCAACTAACGACGCTTTTGCAAAGTTACCAGAAGGAACTGTAGAAAGTCTTTTACAACCGGAAAACAAGGCTTCTTTAATTAACATTCTTACCTATCATGTAGTGGCAGGAGAATTTGCAGCTTCAGCTGTTGTTGAAGCAATAAATAGTAATGACGGATCCTTTGTAGTCGAAACTGTACAGGGCGATAAGATCACCTTATCTCTTGACGGGGAAAATGTTACACTTGTTGATGCACAAGGTAATGCAAGTACGGTTATAATGGCTGATGTACCTGCTTCTAACGGAGTAATCCACGCAATTGACGCAGTGGTGATGCCAGCAGAGTAG
- a CDS encoding cold-shock protein, whose product MARSQQTYSKGEREKKRLKKQEEKRKKKEARKLAAKENPQGIPLAYVDHNGNLVDSPPDPSQKVEIEAEDIVLGIPKKEEGDEEPFDPIRKGKVSFYDNSKGFGFIIDSETQEKYFTHVSGLIDEIAESDSVSFELEKGMKGMNAVRVKLV is encoded by the coding sequence ATGGCAAGATCGCAGCAGACCTATAGTAAAGGGGAAAGAGAAAAAAAACGCCTTAAAAAACAAGAGGAGAAAAGAAAGAAAAAAGAAGCCAGAAAACTGGCCGCTAAAGAAAATCCTCAGGGAATTCCTTTAGCCTACGTAGACCATAACGGCAATCTCGTAGACAGCCCACCAGACCCCTCTCAAAAGGTTGAAATTGAAGCAGAAGACATCGTTCTGGGAATTCCGAAAAAAGAAGAGGGGGATGAGGAACCATTCGATCCAATTCGCAAAGGAAAAGTCTCTTTTTACGATAATTCTAAAGGATTTGGCTTTATAATAGACTCCGAAACCCAGGAAAAATACTTCACCCATGTCAGTGGCCTCATAGATGAGATCGCAGAAAGCGACTCCGTTTCCTTTGAACTGGAAAAAGGCATGAAGGGCATGAATGCCGTCCGTGTTAAATTAGTCTGA